The window CATTAGATAAATATGATGTAGTAGTAAATGTTCATGGTGGTGGATATACTGGTCAAGCAGGAGCAATTAGACATGGTATATCAAGAGCATTGCTTGAAGCTGATGGAGAATTAAGACCAGTGCTTAAAAAAGCTGGATACTTAACTAGAGACCCAAGAATGAAAGAAAGAAAGAAATATGGTCTTAAAAAAGCAAGAAGAGCACCACAATTCTCAAAGAGATAGAAATACAAAAACACTGGATTTTCCAGTGTTTTTTTGTAATATGGACAAAAACCTCTTTAATATATTATTTTATACAAATGTATTAGGGAGGTTTTTTCATGAAGGTTATATATGTTAGAAAAAGGTATTTATATTTAATTGTTGTTGTTCTTATTCTTATTATTTTTCTGGCTGTTTTCCATAAAGAAAAAGTTGCTACAACTTATTTACCTATAAATAGCAAGGTTATAGGAATAGATCCTGGTCATGGCGGGACAGATCCAGGGGCTGTGGGAAGAAATGGTACAAGTGAAAATGAAATCAATTTGTCTATCGCACTAAAACTAAAAAGGTTTATTGAGCAGAGTGGCGGTATAGTAGTTATAACTAGAGATGATCTTAATGGCTTGTATACAGAAGATTTAGATCCGTCAAAAACTAAAAAAATTGAGGACTTAAAGAAAAGAAGAGAAATAATAGATGAGGGAGATTGCGATATATTTTTAACAATTCATTTAAATAGTTTTCCCCAATCTAAATATTATGGAGCACAAACTTTTTATAAAGATGGATGTGAAAAGAGTAAAAAGTTAGCAGAAATTGTACAAGAGGAATTGAAAAATGTATTGGATCAAAATAATAAAAGGATGCCACAAAAAAGAGACGATGTATATTTACTTAGAGAAGTTA is drawn from Sporanaerobacter acetigenes DSM 13106 and contains these coding sequences:
- the rpsI gene encoding 30S ribosomal protein S9, with amino-acid sequence MANVQYLGTGRRKKAVARVRLIPGSGNIIINKRDIDEYFEYDTLKVIVREPLTLTETLDKYDVVVNVHGGGYTGQAGAIRHGISRALLEADGELRPVLKKAGYLTRDPRMKERKKYGLKKARRAPQFSKR
- the cwlD gene encoding N-acetylmuramoyl-L-alanine amidase CwlD, whose amino-acid sequence is MKVIYVRKRYLYLIVVVLILIIFLAVFHKEKVATTYLPINSKVIGIDPGHGGTDPGAVGRNGTSENEINLSIALKLKRFIEQSGGIVVITRDDLNGLYTEDLDPSKTKKIEDLKKRREIIDEGDCDIFLTIHLNSFPQSKYYGAQTFYKDGCEKSKKLAEIVQEELKNVLDQNNKRMPQKRDDVYLLREVKSPSILIECGFLSNPGEEKLLAEEKYQEKIAWAVYIGIIRYFNEIELENSY